A part of Thiomicrorhabdus sediminis genomic DNA contains:
- the nudE gene encoding ADP compounds hydrolase NudE yields the protein MSEKKSPTILAENIELKSRIFTVQSQQIAFANGTQVVYERLVGNPNGAVLIVPLLDDDHLLLIREYGAGVGRYELGFPKGKIDPGEGWQQACIRESQEEIGYLPNQVKLLDSVSLAAGYMTHQTHIVLATELEPSDAEGDEPEPLEVVKWPLKNWAELLSHPDFSEGRAYAALMLLLKEKEWI from the coding sequence ATGTCTGAAAAAAAATCGCCTACTATTTTGGCTGAAAATATAGAACTGAAATCGCGTATTTTTACCGTTCAGTCTCAGCAGATTGCTTTTGCTAATGGTACACAAGTTGTCTACGAAAGGCTAGTTGGCAACCCGAATGGCGCAGTATTAATTGTGCCGCTTTTGGATGATGATCATCTATTGTTGATTCGTGAATATGGTGCCGGTGTAGGGCGCTATGAACTCGGTTTTCCAAAAGGAAAAATCGATCCAGGTGAAGGTTGGCAACAAGCTTGCATTAGAGAAAGTCAGGAAGAAATCGGTTATCTGCCTAATCAGGTGAAATTGCTCGATTCGGTCAGCTTGGCAGCCGGTTATATGACCCATCAAACCCATATTGTCTTGGCAACCGAGTTGGAGCCTAGTGACGCCGAAGGCGATGAACCGGAACCGTTGGAAGTAGTGAAGTGGCCGCTCAAGAACTGGGCCGAACTATTAAGCCACCCTGATTTTAGTGAAGGGCGTGCTTATGCTGCCTTAATGTTGCTATTAAAAGAGAAAGAGTGGATCTAA
- the yrfG gene encoding GMP/IMP nucleotidase, translating to MKQHIIDWSQIQTVLLDMDGTLLDLHFDWHFWMEFVPQSYAKEKQIPVSRAKQIIHKKINAQAGTLNWYCLDYWTDALQLPIAQLKRQLRHNIKVHPEVINFLKALREQGKDVIMVTNAHQDSLAVKLEMTEIGRYFDHLISAHDFGMPKEDIAIWDAIHSVHPYDPARTVLIDDNLHALQTAKDYGIREQLCATFVSPHLDPIDPKGFKHFSNFLEIMP from the coding sequence ATGAAGCAACACATTATCGACTGGTCACAAATCCAAACCGTTTTACTGGATATGGACGGCACTTTACTCGATCTTCACTTTGACTGGCATTTCTGGATGGAGTTTGTACCGCAATCCTACGCAAAGGAAAAACAGATTCCGGTTTCTCGTGCCAAACAGATCATTCACAAAAAAATTAACGCGCAAGCCGGCACTTTAAACTGGTACTGCCTTGATTACTGGACTGACGCCTTACAACTGCCGATAGCACAGTTAAAACGTCAATTACGCCATAATATTAAGGTCCATCCGGAAGTTATCAACTTTTTAAAAGCCTTACGCGAGCAGGGCAAGGATGTGATTATGGTCACCAATGCTCATCAGGATAGCTTGGCGGTTAAACTGGAAATGACCGAAATCGGTCGCTATTTCGATCACTTAATTTCGGCACACGATTTTGGCATGCCCAAAGAAGATATCGCCATTTGGGATGCCATTCATAGCGTCCACCCTTATGATCCGGCGCGTACCGTTTTGATCGATGATAACCTGCACGCATTGCAAACCGCTAAAGACTATGGCATTAGAGAACAACTTTGCGCAACGTTTGTCAGCCCGCACCTTGATCCCATCGACCCTAAAGGCTTCAAACACTTCAGCAATTTTCTCGAGATCATGCCTTAA
- a CDS encoding thiopurine S-methyltransferase has product MQADFWHKKWANSETGFHQTEINGFLKNYWRQLNLTGSEAVLVPLCGKSLDMLWLAQQGHKVLGVELSLQALDEFLQENTLPEAKPVQTESHCGYQLADMTLLCGDFFAVSAADCESIQAVYDRAALVALPPAMRQDYAQHLKNILPTGVKILLVTMEYDQGQLAGPPFSVTEAEVQHLFGEFCQIELLHTETGARKGVTTTEKVYLLNKS; this is encoded by the coding sequence ATGCAAGCGGATTTTTGGCATAAAAAATGGGCAAATAGCGAAACCGGTTTTCATCAGACCGAGATTAACGGCTTTTTAAAAAACTATTGGCGCCAACTGAATCTAACTGGCAGTGAGGCGGTACTGGTGCCTTTGTGTGGCAAATCGTTGGATATGCTTTGGTTGGCCCAGCAAGGCCATAAAGTTTTGGGTGTGGAGTTGAGCTTGCAGGCGCTCGATGAGTTTTTGCAAGAAAATACACTGCCAGAGGCAAAGCCTGTGCAAACAGAATCTCATTGCGGTTATCAGTTGGCCGATATGACCCTATTATGCGGTGACTTCTTTGCTGTCAGTGCTGCTGATTGCGAGTCAATACAAGCTGTTTATGATCGCGCTGCATTGGTGGCCTTGCCGCCAGCGATGCGACAAGATTATGCTCAGCATCTAAAAAACATTTTGCCAACGGGTGTAAAAATACTGTTGGTGACGATGGAATATGACCAGGGACAATTAGCCGGGCCGCCTTTTTCGGTGACCGAGGCAGAAGTGCAGCATTTATTTGGTGAATTTTGCCAAATTGAGTTGCTGCATACTGAAACGGGGGCGCGTAAAGGCGTTACCACGACAGAAAAAGTCTATTTGTTGAATAAAAGCTAG
- a CDS encoding redoxin domain-containing protein, with the protein MTNSNQSNAPSDESKTGFWQKNWVKNSLTVAVFIVLYLAMRPFMQGDVIEGKAPIMQLTSINGEPIDLQQLSMQGQPVLVHFWATWCPICSVAHDDIESIAEDYAVINIASQSADDEQLMAYAAENNMNPALIVNDLDGQWMSTFGAKAVPADFIIDGQGNIRFVEVGFTTEIGLRLRLWLAGF; encoded by the coding sequence ATGACCAATTCGAATCAATCTAATGCTCCATCGGATGAGAGTAAAACCGGTTTCTGGCAAAAAAACTGGGTAAAAAACAGCCTGACTGTAGCGGTGTTTATTGTGCTTTATTTGGCCATGCGCCCTTTTATGCAAGGCGATGTCATTGAGGGCAAGGCACCAATTATGCAATTGACCAGCATTAATGGTGAACCGATCGATTTACAGCAACTCTCAATGCAAGGCCAACCGGTACTGGTTCACTTTTGGGCAACCTGGTGTCCTATTTGCAGTGTCGCTCATGATGATATCGAATCCATTGCCGAAGATTATGCGGTAATCAATATTGCCAGCCAATCCGCCGATGATGAACAGTTAATGGCTTATGCCGCCGAGAACAATATGAACCCGGCTTTGATCGTCAATGATCTGGATGGTCAATGGATGTCGACTTTTGGAGCCAAAGCGGTACCTGCGGACTTCATTATTGATGGTCAAGGCAATATTCGTTTTGTCGAAGTCGGTTTCACCACCGAAATCGGACTTCGCCTGCGTCTTTGGCTCGCCGGTTTTTAG
- a CDS encoding spermidine synthase — translation MKQHGDIIYSERDEFGLIQVVEDSATRKLFFDSNVEQSCQYLNAPLSLNFEYQQKTVAQILDFAARNKRSPRILMLGLGGGSIAAQLNHCLPKSMITVIELRQAVIDCAYRFFQLPHVPEIEVLQDDALQFVAQQSAQAASDSNCHYDVIIVDIFDASGLASELSSTEFNAQLWQLVNQQQGMLLFNLWHQWQNQPNADSKKAKPTQDSQQIIDYWQKLINQQSSWQLNRYNIQSSQNLIVELCKKP, via the coding sequence ATGAAGCAACATGGTGATATCATCTATAGCGAACGCGATGAATTCGGTCTAATTCAGGTGGTTGAAGACAGCGCCACGCGTAAGCTGTTTTTTGACTCCAATGTCGAACAAAGCTGTCAGTACCTCAATGCTCCGCTGAGTTTGAACTTTGAATATCAACAGAAAACCGTTGCTCAAATTCTTGATTTTGCCGCCCGCAATAAACGTTCGCCGCGCATCTTGATGCTCGGATTGGGTGGAGGCTCTATTGCCGCTCAACTGAACCACTGCCTGCCAAAATCGATGATCACCGTTATCGAGCTCAGACAAGCCGTAATCGATTGCGCCTATCGTTTTTTTCAGCTGCCCCATGTACCGGAAATTGAAGTTCTGCAAGATGACGCGCTTCAGTTTGTCGCTCAACAGAGTGCACAAGCAGCCTCAGATTCCAATTGCCACTATGATGTGATTATTGTCGATATTTTTGATGCCTCAGGCTTGGCTAGTGAACTCAGCTCGACAGAATTCAATGCACAACTTTGGCAATTGGTAAATCAGCAACAAGGCATGTTACTGTTCAACCTTTGGCATCAATGGCAAAACCAGCCCAATGCCGACAGCAAAAAAGCCAAACCGACCCAAGACAGCCAGCAAATCATCGATTATTGGCAAAAGCTTATCAATCAACAATCTAGCTGGCAGTTAAACCGTTATAATATCCAATCCAGCCAAAACCTGATTGTTGAACTCTGTAAAAAGCCTTAA
- a CDS encoding ATP-binding cassette domain-containing protein — MALLFLRDVSLSFGAAPLLDKVNFQLETQERVCIVGRNGEGKSTLLKVIEGLIQPDDGNRIVQDGVKIAKLQQEVPHDTTGSVFHVIAQGMGEIGALLEQFHQLSHSMEHDYSEQTLAKFTQVQQKIEAQNGWELKQNVDTIISKLGLPAESEFSNLSGGMKRRVLLAQALVQNPDVLLLDEPTNHLDIPSIQWLENFLKNIRCSLIFITHDRAFLQALATRIIDLDRGQLSNWECDYHTYLERKAEWLDAEAKQNALFDKKLAQEEAWIRQGIKARRTRNEGRVRALQKLRSEHKERRHQQGTANLQVNRAEISGKVVFEIDNLSFNWPDKPIVSNLSCVIIRGDKVGIIGENGCGKSTLLSLLLDKQQPQQGSVKHGTNLEIAYFDQHRAQLDENKPVVESVLEESDHVEINGQRKHVISYLGDFLFSPDRARQPVKSLSGGERNRLLLARVFAKPSNLLILDEPTNDLDVETLELLEELLMNYQGTVLIVSHDRAFLNNVCTSSLVFDAPGEVNEYVGGYDDWLRQRPEHYNQAPSLSKNTATPASDNKANEAKPATAGNKSNKPAAKAKKLSYKDQREYDALPELLENLEAELEALGEQVADPEFYQQDNEQVQQVLKQLSDKEAQLEQAFERWEALESMLN; from the coding sequence ATGGCTCTACTTTTTTTACGCGATGTCAGCCTCAGTTTTGGTGCCGCGCCCCTACTTGATAAAGTGAATTTTCAACTGGAAACGCAAGAACGCGTGTGTATTGTCGGTCGTAACGGCGAGGGAAAATCGACACTACTTAAAGTCATTGAAGGTTTGATACAGCCGGATGACGGCAACCGTATTGTTCAAGACGGCGTTAAAATTGCCAAACTGCAGCAAGAAGTACCTCATGACACAACCGGCTCGGTTTTTCATGTGATTGCTCAAGGCATGGGCGAAATCGGCGCATTACTCGAGCAGTTCCACCAACTTAGCCATAGCATGGAACACGATTACAGTGAGCAGACACTGGCTAAATTCACCCAAGTGCAACAAAAGATCGAAGCGCAGAACGGCTGGGAACTGAAACAAAATGTCGATACCATTATCTCTAAACTCGGTCTACCCGCTGAAAGTGAGTTCTCCAATCTATCCGGTGGAATGAAGCGCCGCGTTTTGCTTGCTCAGGCGCTGGTACAGAATCCGGATGTATTGCTACTGGATGAGCCGACCAACCACTTGGATATTCCATCAATTCAGTGGCTGGAAAACTTCCTCAAAAACATTCGCTGTTCTTTGATTTTCATTACTCACGACCGTGCTTTTTTACAGGCGCTGGCGACCCGTATCATTGATTTAGACCGTGGCCAACTGAGCAATTGGGAGTGTGACTATCACACCTATCTTGAGCGTAAAGCCGAATGGCTTGATGCCGAAGCCAAACAAAATGCACTGTTTGATAAAAAACTGGCGCAGGAAGAAGCCTGGATACGCCAAGGCATCAAGGCGCGTCGTACCCGTAATGAAGGCCGTGTTCGCGCCCTGCAAAAACTGCGTTCAGAACACAAAGAACGTCGTCATCAACAAGGCACCGCCAACCTTCAGGTCAACCGTGCGGAAATCTCCGGTAAGGTGGTATTTGAAATTGACAATCTCAGTTTCAACTGGCCAGATAAACCGATTGTCAGCAATCTTTCCTGTGTCATTATCCGTGGCGATAAGGTCGGGATCATCGGTGAAAACGGCTGTGGTAAATCCACCCTGCTATCTCTTCTACTCGACAAGCAACAGCCTCAGCAAGGTTCGGTCAAGCACGGTACCAATCTGGAAATCGCTTATTTCGATCAGCATCGCGCACAACTGGATGAAAACAAACCGGTTGTCGAAAGCGTACTCGAAGAGAGCGACCATGTTGAAATCAATGGTCAGCGCAAACACGTGATCAGTTATCTGGGCGATTTTTTGTTTTCACCTGACCGCGCCCGCCAACCGGTCAAATCGCTTTCAGGTGGCGAACGTAACCGCCTGCTATTGGCGCGAGTATTTGCCAAGCCGTCAAACCTTTTGATTCTCGATGAACCCACCAATGATCTGGATGTCGAAACGCTGGAATTACTCGAAGAGCTGCTGATGAACTATCAGGGCACGGTACTGATTGTCAGCCACGACCGAGCTTTCCTAAATAATGTCTGCACCAGCTCATTGGTATTTGATGCGCCGGGCGAGGTCAATGAGTATGTAGGTGGCTATGATGACTGGTTAAGACAACGCCCGGAACACTATAATCAAGCTCCAAGCCTTAGCAAAAACACCGCAACACCAGCAAGCGACAACAAAGCCAATGAAGCTAAGCCGGCAACTGCTGGCAACAAAAGCAACAAGCCCGCTGCCAAGGCGAAAAAACTCAGCTATAAGGATCAGCGCGAATACGATGCGTTACCCGAATTGCTAGAAAACTTGGAAGCCGAGTTGGAAGCTCTGGGCGAACAGGTCGCCGACCCGGAGTTTTATCAACAAGACAATGAACAGGTGCAGCAAGTGTTAAAACAACTCAGTGATAAAGAGGCGCAACTGGAACAAGCCTTTGAACGCTGGGAAGCGCTTGAATCAATGTTGAACTAA
- the nrdB gene encoding class Ia ribonucleoside-diphosphate reductase subunit beta, translating to MSCQEKHTYSTFCRSNNDSLKEPMFFGQNVNVARYDQQKYPFFEKLIEKQLSFFWRPEEVDLSNDRSDYSKLPDNEQHIFISNLKYQTLLDSVQGRSPNVALLPLVSIPELETWIETWAFSETIHSRSYTHIIRNIVSNPSLVFDDIVTNEEITKRAESVTLYYDELIALTNEMYANAIDIAKDDAFRKKIKKSLYLTIVSVNVLEAIRFYVSFACSFSFAERSLMEGNAKVIKLIARDEALHLSGTQNMINILREGKDDPEMAVIAKEEEETVYQIFREAAEQEKEWADYLFKDGSMIGLNANILKDYVEYITNIRLKAVHFEPIFETKSNPLPWMNNWLVSDNVQVAPQESEISSYLVGQVDSKVDRDDFSDFSL from the coding sequence ATGAGTTGCCAAGAAAAACATACCTACTCTACTTTCTGTCGTTCTAATAACGACTCGCTTAAAGAACCGATGTTCTTTGGCCAAAACGTCAATGTGGCGCGTTACGACCAGCAAAAATATCCTTTTTTCGAAAAGCTGATAGAAAAACAGCTGAGCTTTTTCTGGCGTCCTGAAGAAGTAGATTTGTCGAATGACCGTAGCGACTATTCTAAGCTACCGGATAATGAACAGCATATTTTTATCAGTAACCTAAAATATCAAACGCTACTCGATTCGGTTCAAGGCCGTTCACCAAACGTCGCTTTATTACCATTGGTATCGATTCCTGAACTGGAAACATGGATTGAGACTTGGGCATTCTCGGAAACCATCCACAGCCGTTCCTACACCCATATTATTCGTAATATCGTCTCGAACCCATCTTTGGTGTTTGATGATATCGTCACCAATGAAGAGATTACCAAACGCGCTGAAAGCGTTACCCTTTATTATGATGAATTGATTGCCTTAACCAACGAAATGTACGCCAATGCGATTGATATCGCAAAAGATGATGCCTTCCGTAAAAAGATTAAAAAATCGCTTTATCTGACGATCGTTTCGGTCAATGTACTTGAAGCGATTCGTTTCTATGTCTCGTTTGCATGCAGTTTTTCATTCGCCGAGCGCTCATTAATGGAAGGAAATGCCAAGGTTATCAAACTGATTGCCCGTGATGAAGCTCTGCACTTGTCCGGCACCCAGAATATGATCAATATTCTACGTGAAGGAAAAGACGACCCTGAAATGGCGGTAATTGCCAAAGAAGAAGAAGAGACGGTCTATCAGATTTTCCGTGAAGCGGCAGAGCAGGAAAAAGAGTGGGCGGATTATCTGTTTAAAGACGGTTCCATGATTGGTCTAAATGCCAATATCCTTAAGGACTACGTTGAGTACATCACCAATATCCGTCTGAAAGCGGTTCACTTCGAGCCGATTTTTGAAACTAAAAGCAATCCTTTACCTTGGATGAATAACTGGCTGGTGAGTGACAATGTTCAAGTCGCACCGCAAGAATCGGAAATCAGCTCCTATCTTGTCGGTCAGGTGGATTCGAAAGTGGATCGTGATGACTTCAGTGATTTCTCGCTGTAA
- a CDS encoding methyl-accepting chemotaxis protein, with amino-acid sequence MLKSIRARLLASFIFLIALISALSGYSIYNLDISSKGFDSYQSMTQDSLLAGHFQSNIQMAQLSVQDYLNNPGEKEAQAFNAFYQNVLGDIKTARQKMKHPQRAEMVAQADLKLQDYHKEFEAVQRLIAESDSLISQEIGAKEPKINRLLSDIKVSAQRSGNQELFVEVSDSLNSMLTGQLYTNKFISSNSRATMNRALRDFRSFNRKLAKLRSLIIDTANQQRLAEAETLVKQYTQAVSQLYKVTNSLNGHVITMNSLGPQIVELGDAIKDSIQADQATVGPEVKQSNEQLITTLIVVSLLVVLLALTIALTIPRSIIKGLKSIQHSLAQISDSGDFSLRADSTREDEIGEMGAAVNHLLENLQSAIQSANEVVGAIAQGEFDKRMQIDANGDLQTLKEGVNNSAQSVAFMMSELAKVMSALEQGDFDVKMDSAVAQGFRDQVEGALSSIDKIINNILSVMESMQKGEFDTRVEIEAKGALLELKQGINHSMSSLDLAVDDLLTVIEAQSQGNLAERLTNNYQGKLAALQQAIENTAAKLSQVVGNASGASDIVSNAANEVALGANDLSAAMQRQAAAIEETSATMHEMNSQVQSTSQNAKEVALLTEKMQEDANSGVGVMQQTIDAMSQIEESSNKISDIVSLIDSIAFQTNLLALNAAVEAARAGEHGRGFAVVAGEVRALAQKSADAAKDIKTLIDETVDRVEHGSGLASDSGARLQQITDSVNLVTQMVAQIAQASLEQSEGIGQVFNSISEIDSVTQQNSALVEQTSAAAASLTDQAVALNGEMRFFSIENKPAELPQNIVVEQDKETSIALEDLSEEPVSKELGFVPETEVDEQGFKIY; translated from the coding sequence ATGCTAAAGAGTATTCGTGCCAGACTTCTTGCCAGTTTTATTTTTCTGATTGCGCTGATTTCCGCTTTATCCGGTTACAGCATCTATAATTTAGATATCTCATCGAAAGGTTTTGATAGCTATCAAAGCATGACTCAAGACAGTCTTTTGGCGGGTCATTTTCAATCCAATATCCAAATGGCACAGCTCAGTGTGCAGGATTACTTAAATAATCCGGGCGAGAAGGAAGCGCAGGCTTTCAATGCGTTTTATCAAAATGTGCTGGGCGATATTAAGACGGCACGACAGAAAATGAAACATCCGCAACGTGCGGAAATGGTTGCTCAAGCCGATTTAAAATTGCAGGATTACCATAAAGAGTTTGAAGCGGTTCAGCGGCTGATTGCCGAATCAGATAGCTTGATCAGTCAAGAAATTGGCGCCAAGGAACCCAAAATCAACCGCTTGTTATCGGATATTAAAGTTTCGGCGCAACGCAGTGGCAATCAAGAGTTGTTTGTAGAGGTCTCCGATAGCTTAAATAGCATGTTAACCGGACAGCTTTATACCAATAAATTCATTAGTTCGAATTCTCGCGCCACCATGAACCGTGCTTTACGTGATTTTAGGAGCTTTAACCGAAAATTAGCCAAGTTACGGTCGCTCATTATCGATACCGCCAACCAGCAACGTTTGGCCGAGGCAGAGACGTTGGTGAAACAATATACTCAGGCGGTTTCTCAACTGTATAAAGTCACCAATAGTCTGAATGGTCATGTCATCACCATGAACTCACTAGGGCCGCAAATTGTCGAATTGGGCGATGCCATCAAGGATTCCATTCAAGCCGATCAAGCCACAGTCGGCCCAGAAGTTAAACAAAGCAATGAACAGTTGATCACCACTCTGATAGTCGTTTCGCTATTGGTGGTTTTGCTTGCGCTCACCATTGCTTTGACCATTCCACGCAGCATTATCAAGGGTTTGAAGTCCATTCAGCATAGCTTGGCACAGATTAGCGATAGCGGTGATTTTTCACTACGTGCCGACAGTACACGAGAAGATGAAATCGGAGAGATGGGAGCTGCCGTCAATCATCTGCTGGAGAATTTGCAGAGCGCGATTCAATCTGCCAATGAAGTGGTGGGGGCCATCGCACAGGGCGAGTTTGATAAACGCATGCAGATTGATGCCAATGGTGATTTACAGACCTTGAAAGAGGGCGTTAATAACAGTGCGCAGAGTGTCGCGTTTATGATGTCCGAGTTAGCCAAGGTGATGAGCGCTTTGGAGCAGGGGGATTTTGATGTCAAAATGGATAGTGCGGTCGCCCAAGGATTCAGGGATCAGGTGGAAGGCGCTTTGTCATCGATCGATAAAATTATCAACAATATCTTATCGGTGATGGAGAGTATGCAAAAAGGCGAGTTCGATACCCGCGTTGAAATTGAGGCCAAAGGTGCGCTGCTAGAACTCAAACAGGGGATTAACCATTCTATGTCCAGCTTGGATTTAGCGGTCGATGACTTACTCACCGTGATCGAAGCGCAATCTCAAGGTAATCTGGCGGAACGATTAACTAACAACTATCAAGGCAAGCTTGCCGCTTTGCAACAGGCGATAGAGAATACCGCAGCAAAACTTTCACAAGTGGTCGGCAATGCCAGTGGTGCCAGTGATATTGTTTCCAATGCCGCGAATGAAGTGGCTTTAGGGGCGAACGATTTGAGCGCTGCGATGCAGCGTCAGGCCGCGGCCATTGAAGAAACCTCGGCGACCATGCATGAAATGAATAGCCAAGTGCAAAGCACTAGTCAAAACGCCAAAGAGGTTGCTTTGCTGACCGAGAAGATGCAAGAAGATGCCAATAGTGGTGTGGGTGTTATGCAACAGACGATTGATGCCATGTCGCAAATTGAGGAATCAAGTAATAAGATTTCCGATATTGTCAGCCTTATCGACAGTATCGCCTTTCAGACCAATTTATTGGCATTGAATGCCGCCGTGGAAGCGGCTCGAGCCGGAGAACATGGTCGCGGTTTTGCTGTGGTCGCTGGTGAAGTGCGAGCTTTGGCGCAAAAATCTGCGGATGCTGCCAAGGATATCAAAACCCTTATCGATGAAACGGTAGATCGTGTTGAACATGGTTCCGGTTTGGCAAGCGATTCTGGAGCACGTTTGCAACAGATTACCGATTCGGTAAATCTGGTTACTCAGATGGTGGCGCAAATTGCCCAAGCTTCTTTGGAACAATCAGAAGGTATCGGTCAGGTATTTAACTCCATTAGTGAGATTGATAGTGTTACCCAGCAAAATTCTGCACTGGTTGAGCAAACCTCTGCGGCAGCGGCGAGCTTGACCGATCAGGCTGTAGCACTTAATGGAGAAATGCGTTTTTTCTCAATTGAAAATAAGCCTGCCGAGCTTCCGCAAAACATTGTTGTCGAGCAGGATAAAGAGACTTCTATTGCTTTAGAAGATTTGAGTGAAGAGCCAGTAAGCAAAGAGCTTGGTTTTGTGCCCGAAACAGAAGTCGATGAGCAGGGCTTTAAAATCTATTGA
- a CDS encoding DUF3379 family protein has product MNDIRFQTQIMINPYQLDEELLCYLQANPEKKAVLKKARELDQDISQALDIEVPEGLHARILLNQSYQQFIPTDHEPDLTPLAAKHSPTSLTNEQSDTAIEIADKRLNWTAMAMVASLFLVSVLLIFNPMTPANLQGSQVVHHILAHIKEDPSLMANKRLPQSEAELQQLFASVNASLHQPLDGMSYAGICDVEGRKGLHLVVQQFDEPVTIIVLPGAVMESLQAFESSGMHGELIPIKGGLVAIVGNNLQQVAMAQMAFFKAVQFV; this is encoded by the coding sequence ATGAATGATATTCGTTTTCAAACTCAGATAATGATTAATCCATATCAGCTTGATGAAGAGCTATTGTGTTATTTGCAGGCAAATCCTGAAAAAAAAGCGGTGCTCAAAAAAGCGCGTGAATTGGATCAAGATATCAGTCAGGCTTTGGATATTGAGGTGCCCGAGGGTTTGCACGCCAGAATCCTGCTTAACCAGAGTTATCAGCAGTTTATTCCGACCGATCATGAACCGGACTTAACTCCCTTAGCCGCAAAACATTCGCCAACTTCGCTGACAAACGAACAGAGTGATACGGCTATTGAAATCGCCGATAAGAGACTCAATTGGACGGCTATGGCTATGGTGGCATCGCTGTTTCTGGTTAGTGTGTTGCTGATTTTTAACCCTATGACCCCCGCCAATCTACAGGGTAGTCAGGTCGTGCATCATATATTGGCGCATATTAAAGAAGACCCTAGCCTGATGGCTAATAAACGTTTACCGCAAAGTGAGGCTGAATTACAGCAGTTGTTCGCTTCAGTGAACGCTTCTTTGCATCAGCCTTTAGATGGAATGAGCTATGCCGGCATTTGTGATGTTGAAGGCAGAAAAGGTTTACATCTTGTGGTTCAGCAGTTCGATGAACCGGTCACCATTATTGTGTTGCCTGGTGCGGTGATGGAGTCATTACAGGCTTTCGAGTCTAGTGGAATGCATGGTGAGTTGATACCGATTAAAGGCGGTTTGGTTGCTATAGTGGGAAATAACCTACAGCAGGTTGCCATGGCGCAGATGGCCTTTTTTAAAGCGGTTCAATTCGTTTGA
- a CDS encoding sigma-70 family RNA polymerase sigma factor, producing the protein MPHKHRFFEQLVSAYANDLYRYAFWLCKQPTVAEDLVQETFSRAWKSIESLKDEKAAKAWLVTILRRENARLYEKYQPQILEIEEGLVADDSANEPSERLAKEQVQQMMLQLPTEYKEPLILQVMWGFSGEEIAKELNLKLATVNTRLFRARQQLKQMMHSEQPQRKTGGDYE; encoded by the coding sequence ATGCCACATAAACATCGTTTTTTTGAACAGCTGGTATCGGCCTATGCCAATGACTTGTATCGATATGCCTTTTGGTTGTGTAAGCAACCTACAGTGGCTGAGGATTTGGTGCAGGAAACCTTCTCACGTGCCTGGAAATCGATTGAAAGTCTCAAGGATGAAAAAGCCGCCAAAGCTTGGTTGGTCACTATCCTACGCCGTGAAAACGCTCGTCTGTATGAGAAATACCAACCGCAGATTTTAGAGATTGAAGAAGGCTTGGTGGCCGATGACAGCGCTAATGAGCCAAGCGAAAGATTGGCCAAAGAACAAGTGCAGCAAATGATGTTGCAATTGCCCACCGAGTATAAAGAGCCGTTAATCCTACAAGTGATGTGGGGCTTTAGCGGGGAAGAGATTGCTAAAGAATTAAACCTTAAATTGGCGACGGTGAACACCCGATTATTCCGAGCACGCCAACAATTGAAACAGATGATGCACAGTGAGCAGCCACAGCGCAAAACTGGGGGTGATTATGAATGA